Proteins from a single region of Abyssalbus ytuae:
- a CDS encoding nucleotidyltransferase family protein — protein MEKPTLVVLAAGMGSRYGGLKQIDTFTSEGDTIIDFSLYDALRAGFGKFVFIIRKSFEKEFKEIFNKKLEGKAKVAYVYQELDSVPEKYINPERTKPWGTGHALLMTKDKVKENFAIINADDFYGKDAFSVMAKALMARSKDSYEFCTMAYQLKNTVSDHGFVSRGECQVDNNGYLLDVTERTHIEKIGGDLMRKDDSGKYVPISGDTIVSMNFWGFTPKCFEFGGKLFETFLEENKHNLKAEFYLPSIVNEILSSGIATVEVLKSEAKWFGVTYKEDKAIAQKEIQKLKDQQVYPKNLW, from the coding sequence ATGGAAAAACCAACATTAGTAGTTCTGGCAGCAGGTATGGGGAGTAGATACGGGGGGTTAAAACAAATAGATACCTTCACTTCCGAAGGAGATACCATCATAGACTTTTCACTTTATGATGCATTAAGAGCAGGTTTTGGGAAATTTGTTTTTATTATTCGTAAAAGTTTTGAAAAAGAATTCAAGGAAATATTCAATAAAAAACTTGAGGGAAAAGCAAAGGTTGCTTATGTGTATCAAGAACTTGATAGCGTGCCAGAAAAATATATTAACCCAGAGCGAACAAAACCTTGGGGAACAGGACATGCACTTTTAATGACAAAAGATAAGGTAAAAGAAAATTTTGCCATCATTAATGCAGATGATTTTTATGGAAAAGATGCATTTAGTGTGATGGCAAAAGCATTAATGGCAAGGAGTAAGGATTCTTATGAGTTTTGTACCATGGCGTATCAGTTAAAGAATACAGTATCAGATCATGGTTTTGTTTCAAGAGGAGAGTGTCAAGTAGATAATAATGGATATTTATTAGATGTCACTGAACGTACCCATATAGAAAAGATAGGAGGAGATTTGATGCGTAAAGATGATAGTGGAAAATATGTTCCTATAAGTGGAGATACCATTGTATCTATGAATTTTTGGGGATTTACGCCTAAATGCTTTGAATTTGGAGGTAAATTATTTGAAACTTTTTTAGAAGAAAACAAGCACAATTTAAAGGCAGAGTTTTATTTACCATCAATAGTCAATGAAATATTAAGTTCAGGAATAGCTACAGTAGAAGTGTTAAAGTCGGAAGCTAAGTGGTTTGGTGTTACATACAAAGAAGATAAAGCTATAGCACAAAAAGAAATACAAAAATTAAAAGATCAACAAGTATATCCTAAAAATCTTTGGTAA
- a CDS encoding putative Ig domain-containing protein: MNKIITICFLVMATVSVGFGQNTAHKDWDLLDKPVRRAQWIWGAPQNKSVAAQDAYLQFCQNKSINEIYLSCAEFSKDDSVTPTTTHIQLPDQANLAQFITRANAVGIKVWGVYYLYDGTENGDGLDWLGELSTNEHIDNANKIADLFAEYNRNNPTAGFYGIQNDNEPKTDAMLVPWLEYSEAIVDRLAIWNDTLNVEGARPIIHSAALRPGWVNSKQVTYKGSQNYVAYHYLTFSPHGALMNYNSNVTNFKNTGNIILGWADNIPGKQTVSIGIETDDILGQWPDAQYETYADEIFAEDDNTRFNKFEEDMTIAEAEFINYESYDRLAIHSDGYIGHWFDGETDFEVIGAAPAGTQFVDLFQDASPNAMDNNMVTNFSFEDGDSPWVWGYVENGRVNNNAYTGSYSGRIVYDNSVEQTVSGLSPNQEYSLAVKVKKSASAESTSYLTVINYGGSQAVTTIHATTQYDTYSVNFITGSSNTSATFYVYNESNNTIYVDDFELVELNINTAPQITSTPVTTATEGANYSYTLTATDAEGHAILLSAPAIPSWLNFNSSTGVLSGIPSSGDVGNHNITLRASDAASQTDQTFSVTVSAATAPNLVPNFGFEDGDSPWVWGYVENGRVNNNAYTGSYSGRIVYDNSVEQTVSGLSPNQEYSLAVKVKKSASAESTSYLTVINYGDSQVVTTIQATTQYDTYSVNFTTGSSNTSATFYIYNESNNAIYVDDFKLFAVGVLNSSKSVNKPIKTSHTTGVYPTVVEERLNIKSGEDLSALEVSVFGLNGKLLIRKVVNGGSILDVSSLNPSIYIVHVRNGKGLKEVYKIIKKK; this comes from the coding sequence ATGAATAAAATAATTACTATTTGTTTTCTGGTTATGGCGACTGTTTCTGTCGGATTCGGACAAAATACAGCGCACAAGGATTGGGATTTACTTGACAAACCCGTGAGGAGGGCACAATGGATTTGGGGAGCTCCTCAAAACAAATCCGTAGCAGCACAGGATGCTTACTTGCAATTCTGTCAAAACAAATCAATCAATGAGATTTATTTGTCGTGTGCAGAATTCTCCAAAGATGACTCGGTTACTCCTACAACCACACATATTCAACTTCCTGATCAAGCTAATTTGGCTCAGTTTATTACAAGAGCCAATGCAGTAGGTATTAAGGTGTGGGGGGTTTACTATTTATATGATGGTACGGAAAATGGAGATGGGCTTGATTGGCTGGGGGAACTAAGCACAAATGAACATATTGACAATGCCAATAAGATTGCTGATTTGTTTGCTGAGTATAACCGGAACAACCCAACTGCAGGCTTCTATGGTATTCAAAATGATAACGAGCCTAAAACTGATGCAATGCTTGTTCCGTGGTTAGAGTATTCTGAAGCAATAGTTGATAGGCTAGCCATCTGGAACGATACTTTAAATGTAGAGGGAGCAAGGCCAATTATACATTCTGCAGCGTTAAGGCCTGGCTGGGTCAATTCTAAGCAAGTAACCTACAAAGGTTCTCAAAATTATGTGGCCTATCACTACTTAACTTTCAGTCCTCATGGAGCATTGATGAATTACAATAGTAACGTAACTAACTTCAAGAATACCGGTAATATTATTCTTGGTTGGGCCGATAATATTCCTGGAAAACAGACAGTATCAATTGGAATAGAAACAGATGACATCCTTGGTCAATGGCCAGATGCACAGTATGAAACTTATGCAGATGAAATATTTGCAGAAGATGACAATACAAGGTTTAATAAGTTTGAAGAAGATATGACAATTGCAGAAGCCGAATTTATAAATTATGAATCTTATGACCGTTTAGCGATTCATTCGGATGGTTATATTGGTCATTGGTTTGATGGAGAAACTGATTTTGAAGTCATAGGAGCTGCTCCAGCAGGTACACAGTTTGTCGATCTTTTTCAGGATGCCAGCCCTAATGCAATGGATAATAACATGGTAACAAATTTTAGCTTTGAAGACGGAGATTCTCCATGGGTTTGGGGTTATGTTGAAAATGGCCGGGTAAACAATAACGCTTATACTGGCTCCTATTCAGGGAGGATAGTATACGATAACAGTGTAGAGCAGACTGTTTCAGGGTTGAGCCCAAACCAGGAGTATAGTTTGGCTGTAAAGGTTAAGAAGTCTGCTTCGGCTGAATCAACGTCTTATTTGACAGTCATAAATTATGGTGGTTCTCAGGCGGTTACTACCATACATGCTACAACCCAGTACGATACTTATTCAGTGAATTTTATAACAGGGTCATCAAACACATCAGCTACATTTTATGTTTACAATGAATCGAATAATACAATATATGTTGATGATTTTGAGTTAGTTGAATTAAATATTAATACTGCTCCCCAAATTACTTCAACACCTGTTACAACAGCTACCGAAGGTGCGAATTACAGTTATACGCTTACAGCCACAGATGCTGAAGGGCATGCAATCCTATTAAGTGCACCTGCTATACCATCATGGTTAAACTTTAATTCAAGTACCGGTGTATTGTCTGGAATACCATCATCAGGAGATGTAGGTAACCATAATATAACCTTAAGAGCGAGTGATGCAGCATCTCAAACTGATCAGACATTTTCAGTGACGGTATCAGCTGCCACGGCTCCGAATTTAGTGCCAAACTTTGGTTTTGAAGATGGAGATTCTCCATGGGTTTGGGGTTATGTTGAAAATGGCCGGGTAAACAATAACGCTTATACTGGCTCCTATTCAGGGAGGATAGTATACGATAACAGTGTAGAGCAGACAGTTTCAGGATTGAGCCCAAACCAGGAGTATAGTTTGGCTGTAAAGGTTAAGAAGTCTGCTTCGGCTGAATCAACGTCTTATTTGACAGTCATAAATTATGGGGATTCTCAGGTGGTTACTACCATACAAGCTACAACTCAGTATGATACTTATTCAGTGAATTTTACAACAGGGTCATCAAACACATCAGCTACATTTTATATCTACAATGAATCGAATAATGCAATATATGTGGATGATTTTAAGTTATTTGCTGTTGGGGTTTTAAATAGTAGCAAGTCAGTTAATAAGCCTATTAAAACTTCTCACACAACAGGAGTTTACCCTACCGTTGTTGAAGAACGATTAAATATAAAATCGGGTGAAGACCTATCTGCTTTGGAGGTAAGTGTATTTGGACTAAATGGAAAATTGTTGATACGTAAGGTTGTTAATGGAGGTAGTATATTGGATGTTTCCTCTTTAAACCCATCTATATATATTGTTCATGTAAGAAATGGGAAGGGTTTAAAAGAAGTATATAAAATCATTAAGAAGAAATAG
- a CDS encoding sugar-binding protein has product MSKIYIVNKILKEQLIINNKGNDLLWKQANVIKDFCSPWDSKDIERIEFRALWDENKLFFCFKVYDVEIHVHESNNINDSINHSDRVELFFRSNDSMNPYYCLEIDPTARIMDFMAKPGKNFNFDWNWPSGHIEVKSTIEKNYFIVEGAISLQSLKELRLLKQNRIETGVYRAKYNKQKEGTYKPTWITWVNPKTETPDFHITSSFGVFELNE; this is encoded by the coding sequence ATGAGTAAAATCTATATAGTAAACAAAATCTTAAAAGAGCAATTAATTATAAATAATAAAGGTAATGATCTGTTATGGAAACAAGCGAATGTAATTAAAGATTTTTGTTCACCTTGGGATTCAAAAGACATTGAAAGAATTGAATTTAGGGCACTTTGGGATGAGAACAAATTGTTTTTTTGCTTTAAAGTATATGATGTGGAAATACATGTTCATGAGTCAAATAATATTAATGATAGTATAAACCATTCAGATAGAGTTGAATTATTTTTTAGATCAAATGATTCAATGAATCCTTACTATTGTTTAGAGATAGACCCAACAGCCAGGATTATGGACTTTATGGCTAAGCCCGGGAAGAATTTTAATTTTGATTGGAATTGGCCTTCAGGCCATATTGAAGTAAAATCAACTATAGAAAAAAATTACTTTATAGTAGAAGGGGCAATTAGTCTTCAATCATTAAAAGAATTAAGGCTGTTAAAACAAAATAGGATAGAAACAGGAGTCTATAGGGCAAAATATAATAAACAAAAAGAAGGAACATACAAACCTACTTGGATTACCTGGGTAAATCCCAAAACAGAAACACCTGATTTTCATATAACATCTTCTTTTGGTGTTTTTGAACTCAATGAATAG
- a CDS encoding substrate-binding domain-containing protein: MIKKYTIKDIAEMAGVSKGTVDRVLHKRGKVSPTALKKVNKILKDIDFKPNPIAKNLKNNKIYRLCILFPDYHEDSYWAPCLEAVKEFEENYQALGIKAEEYGYNVFLPESFTKKALEVISTNPDAILMAPLFFNEAKIISKICHDKGIIVSTFNNIIKKEGFSNYIGQDLFQSGRIAAKLLDTLIGKGHIAIIHVDEIVQNATHMQQKEKGFKSYFKDNKTSDYKISTISIDKNFNLNNNESLESFFNLNTDIKGVFVTTSKTYVVAEFNKAHNKHLKIVGYDLVDNNIRFLKEGYIDFLINQNPKKQAFIGLSTLAEHLLFDKEIPKRILLPIDIINSENFKQYLE, from the coding sequence ATGATAAAAAAATATACCATTAAAGATATTGCTGAAATGGCAGGTGTATCGAAAGGTACTGTTGACAGAGTTTTACATAAAAGAGGTAAAGTCTCTCCTACTGCTTTAAAAAAAGTCAATAAGATACTTAAAGACATTGATTTTAAGCCTAATCCCATTGCTAAGAATTTAAAAAATAATAAAATTTATCGTTTATGTATTCTTTTTCCTGATTACCATGAAGATTCTTATTGGGCTCCATGTTTGGAAGCTGTAAAAGAATTTGAAGAAAATTATCAGGCTTTGGGTATTAAAGCAGAAGAGTATGGATATAATGTATTCTTGCCTGAATCTTTTACTAAAAAAGCTTTGGAAGTGATTTCCACAAACCCTGATGCTATTTTGATGGCTCCTTTATTTTTTAATGAAGCTAAGATAATTTCTAAAATATGCCATGACAAAGGTATTATAGTTTCAACTTTTAATAATATTATAAAAAAAGAAGGCTTTTCTAATTATATTGGACAAGATCTTTTTCAAAGTGGGAGAATTGCCGCAAAACTTCTAGACACTCTAATTGGAAAAGGTCATATTGCTATTATACATGTTGATGAGATAGTGCAAAATGCAACACATATGCAACAAAAAGAGAAAGGGTTTAAAAGTTATTTTAAAGATAATAAGACTTCTGATTATAAAATCTCTACAATTAGTATTGATAAGAACTTTAATTTGAATAACAATGAATCTTTAGAAAGCTTCTTTAATTTAAATACAGATATAAAAGGTGTATTTGTAACCACTTCAAAAACATATGTTGTTGCCGAATTCAACAAAGCCCATAACAAACATCTTAAAATTGTCGGATATGATTTAGTTGATAATAACATTCGTTTCTTAAAAGAGGGCTATATTGATTTTTTAATTAACCAAAACCCTAAAAAACAAGCTTTTATAGGGTTAAGCACTTTGGCCGAACATTTATTGTTTGACAAGGAAATTCCTAAAAGGATTTTACTCCCAATAGATATAATAAACTCTGAAAATTTTAAGCAATATTTAGAATAA